One Ranitomeya imitator isolate aRanImi1 chromosome 1, aRanImi1.pri, whole genome shotgun sequence DNA window includes the following coding sequences:
- the LOC138658815 gene encoding dynein axonemal intermediate chain 1-like — MEGLQLQTQGSGTSFDFHSQIDYLFLVGTEEGKIHKCSKAYSSQFLDTFDAHNMAVDTVRWNPFHPKVFITCSSDWTVKIWGHSVKYVLPAS, encoded by the exons ATGGAGGGGCTCCAGCTGCAGACACAAG GGAGCGGAACGTCCTTCGATTTCCACAGTCAGATCGATTATCTCTTCCTGGTTGGCACAGAAGAAGGGAAGATCCATAAG TGCTCGAAGGCGTATTCCAGCCAGTTCCTGGACACGTTCGATGCGCACAATATGGCGGTGGACACCGTGCGATGGAATCCATTTCACCCCAAAGTCTTCATCACCTGCAGCTCTGACTGGACTGTGAAGATCTGGGGACACAGCGTCAAGTATGTCCTGCCGGCATCGTAG